A window of Periplaneta americana isolate PAMFEO1 chromosome 7, P.americana_PAMFEO1_priV1, whole genome shotgun sequence contains these coding sequences:
- the LOC138702656 gene encoding LOW QUALITY PROTEIN: sodium/potassium/calcium exchanger 1-like (The sequence of the model RefSeq protein was modified relative to this genomic sequence to represent the inferred CDS: substituted 1 base at 1 genomic stop codon) has protein sequence EDEGEEDEGEEEEDEGEEEEGEEDEGEEDEGEEEYEGEEEDEGEEEEEGEGEEEDEGEEDEEGEEEDEEGEEEDEEGEEEDEGEEEDEGEEEDEEEEEEDEGEEGEGEEGEGEEEGEGGEGDEEGEGGEGDEGEGEEEEGEEEEGEEEEEGGGEGEEDEGEGEEGEGEEEEEEEGGGEGEEEDEGEEEGEEEDEGEEDKGEEEEGEEEDEGEGEEEDEGEEEDEGEEDEGEEEEEEDEGEEEGEEEDEGEEDKGEEEEGEEEDEGEGEEEDEGEEEDEGEEDEGEEEEEDEEEEEDEGEEGEEEDEGEGVGGEGEEDEGEEGEEDEGEEEGEGEEDEGEEEGEGEDEGEGXGEEEEEEEEEEGEEEEEGGGEGEEDEGEEGEGEEEEEEEEGEEEESSKRAISFFSVKVQSTSLLIF, from the coding sequence gaagacgaaggagaagaagacgaaggagaagaagaagaagacgaaggagaagaagaagaaggagaagaagacgaaggagaagaagacgaaggagaagaagaatacgaaggagaagaagaagacgaaggagaagaagaagaagaaggagaaggagaagaagaagacgaaggagaagaagacgaagaaggagaagaagaagacgaagaaggagaagaagaagacgaagaaggagaagaagaagacgaaggagaagaagaagacgaaggagaagaagaagacgaagaagaagaagaagaagacgaaggagaagaaggagaaggagaagaaggagaaggagaagaagaaggagaaggaggagaaggagacgaagaaggagaaggaggagaaggagacgaaggagaaggagaagaagaagaaggagaagaagaagaaggagaagaagaagaggaaggaggaggagaaggggaagaagacgaaggagaaggagaagaaggagaaggagaagaagaagaagaagaagaaggaggaggagaaggagaagaagaagacgaaggagaagaagaaggagaagaagaagacgaaggagaagaagacaaaggagaagaagaagaaggagaagaagaagacgaaggagaaggagaagaagaagacgaaggagaagaagaagacgaaggagaagaagacgaaggagaagaagaagaagaagaagacgaaggagaagaagaaggagaagaagaagacgaaggagaagaagacaaaggagaagaagaagaaggagaagaagaagacgaaggagaaggagaagaagaagacgaaggagaagaagaagacgaaggagaagaagacgaaggagaagaagaagaagaagacgaagaagaagaagaagacgaaggagaagaaggagaagaagaagacgaaggagaaggagtaggaggagaaggagaagaagacgaaggagaagaaggagaagaagacgaaggagaagaagaaggagaaggagaagaagacgaaggagaagaagaaggagaaggagaagacgaaggagaaggataaggagaagaagaagaagaagaagaagaagaagaaggagaagaagaagaggaaggaggaggagaaggagaagaagacgaaggagaagaaggagaaggagaagaagaagaagaagaagaagaaggagaagaagaagaatcttcAAAACGTGCAATTTCCTTTTTCAGTGTAAAAGTCCAATCTACATCTCTTCTAATTTTTTGA